The window ctctctacctccctccctatctccatctctctccctatctccacctctctccctatctccacctctgtccctatctccacctctctccctatctccacctctctacctatctctacctctctccctatctctacctctctccctatctccacctGTCTACCTATCTCCACCTCTCAccctatccccacctctctccctatctccacctctgtccctatctccacctctgtccctatcctccaactctctccctatctccacctctgtccctatctccacctctctccctatctccaaaTCTGTccctatctccacctctctccctatctccacctctctccttatcctccacctctctctctatcctccatctctctctctatcctccacgtctctctctatcctccacctctctctatatctccacctctctctctatcctccacctctctctctatcctccacctctctctctatctccacctctctccctatcctccacctctctacctccctccctatctccacctctctccctatctctacctctctccctatctctatctctctccctatctcaacctctctacctatctctacctctctccctatctccaccactctccctatccccacctctctccctatctccacctctgtccctatctccacctctgtccctatcctccatctctctccctatctccacctctgtccctatctccacatctccacctctgtccctatctccacctctctccctatctccaccactctccctatccccacctctctccctatctccacctctgtccctatctccacctctgtccctatcctccacctctctccctatctccacctctgtccctatctccacatctccacctctctccctatctccacctctctccttatcctccacctctctccttatcctccacctctctctctctatcctccacctctctctctatcctccacctctctctctatcctccacctctctctctatcctccacctctctccctatctccacctctctccctatctccacctctgtccctatctccacctctctccctatctccacctctctccctatctccacctctctccctatctccacctctctccttatcctccacctctctctctatcctccacctctctctctatctccacctctctccctatcctccacctctctctctatcctccacctctctctctatctccatctctctccctatccccacctctctccctatccccacctctctccctatccccacctctctccctatcctccacctctctccctatctccacctctctccctatccccacctctctccctatctccacctctgtccctatctccacctctgtccctatcctccaactctctccctatctccacctctgtccctatctccacctctctccctatctccaactctgtccctatctccacctctctccctatctccacctctctccttatcctccacctctctctctatcctccatctctctctctatcctccacgtctctctctatcctccacctctctctatatctccacctctctctctatcctccacctctctctctatcctccacctctctctctatctccacctctctccctatcctccacctctctacctccctccctatctccatctctctccctatctccacctctctccctatctctacctctctccctatctctatctctctccctatctcaacctctctacctatctctacctctctccctatctccaccactctccctatccccacctctctccctatctccacctctgtccctatctccacctctgtccctatcctccacctctctccctatctccacctctgtccctatctccacctctctccctatctccacctctgtccctatctccacctctctccctatctccaccactctccctatccccacctctctccctatctccacctctgtccctatctccacctctgtccctatcctccacctctctccctatctccacctctgtccctatctccacctctctccctatctccacctctgtccctatctccacctctctccctatctccacctctctccctatctctacctctctccttatcctccacctctttccttatcctccacctctctctctctatcctccacctctctctctatcctccacctctctctctatcctccacctctttccttatcctccacctctctctctctatcctccacctctctctctatcctccacctctctctctatcctccacctctctctctatcctccacctctctccctatctccacctctgtccctatctccacctctctccctatctccaactctgtccctatctccacctctctccctatcctccacctctctctctatcctccacctctctctctatcctccatctctctctctatcctccacctctctccctatctccacctctctccttatcctccacctctctctctatcctccacctctctccctatctccacctctctccctatcctccacctctctccctatcctccacctctctccctatcctcctcctctctccctatcctccacctctctccctatcctccacctctctccatatctccacctctctatctatctccaactctctccctatatccacctctctccctatctccacctctctccctatcctccacctctctccctatctccacctctctccctccctccctccccatcctcacactctctccctccctccccatcctcacactctctccctccctccccatcctcactctctccctccctccccatcctcactctctccctccctccccatcctcactctctccctccctccccatcctcactctctctccctccccatcctcacactctctccctccctccccatcctcacactctctccctccctccctccccatcctcacactctctccctccctccccatcctcacactctctccctccctccccatcctcactctctccctccctccccatcctcactctctctccctccctccccatcctcacactctctccctccctccccatcctcacactctctccctccctccccatcctcactctctctccctccctccccatcctcactctctccctccctccccatcctcacactctctccctccctccccatcctcactctctctccctccctccccatcctcacactctctccctccctccccatcctcacactctctccctccctccccatcctcacactctctccctccctccccatcctcacactctctccctccctccccatcctcacactctctccctccctccccatcctcactctctccctccctccccatcctcactctctccctctctccccatcctcactctctccctccctccccatcctcacactctctccctccctccccatcctcactctctccctccctccccatcctcactccctccctccctccccatcctcactctctctccctccctccccatcctcacactctctccctccctccccatcctcacactctctccctccctccccatcctcactctctccctccctccccatcctcactctctccctccctcctcatcctcactctctccctccctccccatcctcacactctctccctccctccccatcctcctctctctccctccctccccatcctctctctctccctccctccccatcctcacactctctccctccctccccatcctcacactctctccctccctccccatcctcacactctctccctccctccccatcctcactctctccctccctccccatcctcactctctccctccctccccatcctcactctctccctccctccccatcctcacactctctccctccctccccatcctcactctctccctccctccccatcctcactctctccctccctccccatcctcacactctctccctccctccccatcctcactctctctccctccctccccatcctcactctctccctccctccccatcctcactctctccctccctccccatcctcactctctccctccctccccatcctcactctctccctccctccccatcctcactctctctccctccctccccatcctcacactctctccctccctccccatcctcacactctctccctccctccctccccatcctcacactctctccctccctccccatcctcactctctccctccctccccatcctcactctctccctccctccccatcctcactctctccctccctccccatcctcacactctctccctccctccccatcctcactctctccctccctccccatcctcactctctccctccctccccatcctcactctctccctccctccccatcctcactctctccctccctccccatcctcactctctccctccctccccatcctcactctctctccctccctccccatcctcactctctccctccctccccatcctcactctctctccctccctccccatcctcacactctctccctccctccccatcctcacactctctctctccctccctccccatcctcctctctccctccctccccatcctcactctctccctccctccccatcctcactctctctccctccctccccatcctcacactctctccctccctccccatcctcacactctctccctccctccccatcctccacactctctccctccctccccatcctcacactctctccctccctccctccccatcctcacactctctccctccctccccatcctcacactctctccctccctccccatcctcctctctccctccctccccatcctcactctctccctccctccccatcctcactctctccctccctccccatcctcactctctccctccctccccatcctcactctctccctccctccccatcctcactctctccctccctccccatcctcactctctccctccctccccatcctcactctctccctccctccccatcctcacactctctccctccctccccatcctcactctctccctccctccccatcctcactccctccctccctccccatcctcacactctctccctccctccccatcctcactctctctccctccctccccatcctcacactctctccctccctccccatcctcacactctctccctccctccctccccatcctcacactctctccctccctccccatcctcacacactctccctccctccccatcctcacacactctccctccctccccatcctcactctctccctccctccccatcctcacactctctccctccctccccatcctcactctctccctccctccccatcctcactctctccctccctccccatcctcactctctccctccctccccatcctcactccctccctccctccccatcctctttctctctccctccctccccatcctctctctccctccctccccatcctcactctctccctccctccccatcctcactctctccctccctccccatcctcacactctctccctccctccccatcctcactctctccctccctccccatcctcactccctccctccccatcctcacactctctccctccctccccatcctcacactctctctccctccctccccatcctcacacactctctccctccctccctccccatcctcactctctctccctccctccccatcctcacacactctctccctccctccccatcctcactctctccctcttattTCTTCTATCTGTCAGTGTTTCCAGCTGGACTCCAGCCCAGAGGGCCAGCGTGTGTTTATTATCATCTCAGTCTAGTTCTGTAATGATAAAGATCAATCTgccgcacaaacacacacagagctgtgtgAGTGTTTTCCCTCTGGTCTCACGGCTGTTGTTACTGTGTCTGAGTCCTCTTGGATTGATAAAGTTGAGTTGATGTTTCAAACAGTGTTTTTTTCTTATCTTTCTGTGggttgagggagaggtgggagtgTTGGGGGAGGAGagattttcaaaatgtatttaaatttcttccccttctctctctgttaattTGCTCTGTACCCTTCTCCCCAACGTGTGCACTCGCTAACTCCAGGTGTATTTTAAAGGAGTCAACATCAATTTAGGTATATGAAGTACCGTAATGTTTTATAAGTGTATAGGGATCAGTAGATAATATTACCACTGTtggcctatttaaaaaaaaaaatgttttacctttatttaactaggcaagtcagttaagaacaaattcttattttcaatgacggcctaggaacagtgggttaattgcctgttcaggggcagagcgacagatttgtaccttgtcaggtcgggggtttgaacttgcaaccttccggttactcgtccaacgctctaaccactaggctaccctgcagtgGTCAATAGTTAATATTACCACTGTTGGCCTATAGGGGTCGTAGATAATATTACCACTGGTGAcctataggggtcagtagataataTTACCACTGGTGACCTATAGGGGTCAGTAAATAATATTACCACTGTTGGCCTATAGGGATCAGTAAATAATATTACCACTGGTAACCTATAGGGGTCAGTAAATAATAGTACCACTGGTGACCTATAGGGGTCAGTAGAGAATATTACCATTGATGGCCAATAGGGGTCAGTAAATAATAGTACCACTGGTGACCTATAGGGGTCAGTAGAGAATATTACCATTGATGGCCAATAGGGGTCAGTAAATAATAGTACCACTGGTGACCTATAGGGGTCAGTAGAGAATATTACCATTGATGGCCAATAGGGGTCAGTAAATAATAGTACCACTGGTGACCTATAGGGGTCAGTAGAGAATATTACCATTGATGGCCAATAGGGGTCAGGAACATGGACATAAAGAGTAAAATACACGTTTTTCAAAGCTTTTATTTAAAATATTCATAGGGGGAAAAAAAACTTTACATAATACAtcatgaacaaaacaaacacaaaaagcATGTGAGGTTTGTAGATACAGAAGCAAAGCGGAGCTGCGAGAATTTTTTAAATAAGGAGGGGCTCAATCAATTGTCAATtattgtcaatcaatcaataaaagcTAACAAACTGCCAGATAAAACATCTAAAAACATCTAGTGGAGAGAAACTCCTACTGCTAAGAGCACTGTActgcgtgtgtgcgtgcctgttcGCGCGTGCGTACATGacatgtgtgtgtcagagtgcaaTCAGTcttttattgttattttgtattaaatAGTGTCCCACGTCATCTGCTCCCATTTTAGCTGGTGtttgtttttattgttgtagtCTTTATGGTATATGTAGTGTGTCTTtgtgtatgcagtgtgtgtgtgtttacttatTTTTTGCTGTAGTCAGCAGCGTATGCTCTGTGGTCGTCCTGTTCAGGGTACTGGTCTCCGTATCCTCTCAGCATGTCTTGGAAGCTGGGCATTCCCCTCTGGGGTGAGGGGTAGGACCCGTACGACAGCCCCTGCGAGGGAGGGGGATAAGTCCCGTAGGTCTCCTCCTGGCCACTCTGGTATGGCTCTGACTCtgcctcgctgtctctctctggctctccctggCTGTAACTGTGGTCCTGGCTGGGCTCTGCCTCTGGCCCCCCATGGTGTTCAGCCTGGGCGTTGGAGTATGGCAGCAGCTCCTCCTGGGTTTGGTAACGGCGCAGGCGGCAGTTGGTGTCATACTCTGGGTCACAGTCGGGGTCGGAAGGCTCCAGGACTCCGTTCCGTGATCCATCAGCGTTGAGATGTGGCTCGTAGGGCTCGGCGGGGTAGGCGGTGTTACGGTGGGCACCGGAACGCGGCTCTGTGCGGGTTATTGGGTAGCACTCCTGGTCATAGCCAATGTAGCATTCGTAGCCCTCCTTGGTCTTTCCTCGGGGGCCCAACGGGTGGCGATCCTCCTGGGGGGCTTCCTCATAGCGGGGAGGCGGGACGGGGGCCTGCCCCTGGGGGGAGGGGTGGGTACGTCTGTGCATGGAGGTTGCGGGTTCACGAAACATTGCAAAGGGATCGTTAgtattagcgttagcattagcttGTTTGTACATGCCGTTTGGGTCGTTAGCTTGAGCGTTAGCAATAACTTGTCGGTACATGGCATATGGGTCGCTAGCTGGAGCGCTGGGAGCATTGGCTTGGCGGTTAGCATTAGCGTTAGCATAAGCATCCCTGTACATAGTGAATGGGTCACTGCTTTGCTCAGGGGCTGGGGCCGCGGCACGCATTGCGGCGGGATCGTCTTTGTGTTCCTCCTTGAACTTCTCCGGTGCCGTGGCAAACTTTGTGGCGGTGAGAGGGTTACAGCCGTCCTCAAACAGAGGGTTGCAGGAACCAGGACCCGCCGGGGCGTAGGGGGCGGGGGCACGGGGTGCCTGGGGACGGAAGGACAGTCATGATCATGATAATAAAATGATAAtagctaaaataataataataatgatgatgatcttACCTGTAGTGATGCAGCGTAGGCGCAGCGAGGGTCTCTGGGGTCACAGTTGGGGTAACGGAGGAAGAGGCCGGAGGGGCCTTTCTGGACCAGCTGGGGTTTACAAGCGGGGTCTTTCGGGTCACAGCCCAGGTGGGCGTAGGAGGGCAGCGGCCCAGCGGAGGGCTTGTGGCCGAAAGCAGCTCTCAGGTGGAACTGGAGACACTCCACGTCCTCCGCTGAACAGATACGCAGCAGCTCTGACTTCTGCTCCTGGACGGGAATAAAAACAATCATGACTACGTTAAtttacagcagtacagtagtagtagtaatagtgtagtaatactgtttaaaaatatatatatatttaacctttatttaaccaggaagggctcattgagatttaaaatctctttttcaagagtgtcttggccaagataggcagcaccaagtcattacaaaaattacagacagacaacatgaaaaactacaagtaatctattaaaaccatagaattcacaggagtataacaaaatcaaaaacagccaattaaaaacattgacaggtcagggaatcagcctcaaaatccttcatcagtgatttaaaaacaccaatcgggacaagttcttctagtgtaaaagtattttgtaaggtgttccaagacgatggcacagagtacataaaagcccctttaccaaattcagttcagacatttggaacagttagcaggataatgtccagcgaacgaagagagtacccactacatttctgaacaataaaaatgcccaaataaaaaggtagtaaaccccaaatggctttgtaaataaaagtataccagtgactgagcctacgagtgactagagagggccagccaactactgtagtagcagtacagtagtagcagtagtagtgtagtaaaactgtagtagcagtacagtagtagcagtagtagtgtagtaatactgtagtagcagtacagtagtagcagtaatactGTACCTTGGAGAGGAAGGACTGCACGGCAggggagtagtagtagtacccaGAATGAGGGTCTTTAATGGCCACAGGGGAGCGTGCATACAGGGGGGCTGGGGCCTTGACCGGGGCGGGGGAAGGTGGGGGCTGGCTCTTGGCTCGTGCCAGAGCGGCATAGAGACAATACGGGTCCCTACACAGGAGATTAGATTAGAATCAATTCATGAGCATAAAATGATATAACACAGACATAAATGAACATGACTGACCTGTAGGGGTCACAGGCCTTGACAGGGGCAGGGACGGGCTTGGGAGGGGTCTTGGGTTCAGGTTTGGGCCGGTTGGTTGCAGAGGCCACACAGTTTGGGTCCTCTGAGTCGGCGCAGGCCTTGTAGATGTCCCCTAGGTGACCCAGGTAGGCCTTGTAGGAGCGACGGCCCTCAGCTCGGTTCTTATTCTGGAGGTAGGCCAGGTAGACCTTGTCCAGCTCCTGGACCTGGGGATAGAGAGAAATATGAGGTTAGAGGTATATGAGAATAAAGGTATGAGGTTAGAGGTATATGAGGTTAGTGGTATATGAGGTTAGATGTATGTGAGGTTAGAGGTATATGAGGTTAGAGGTATATGAGGTTAGAGGTATATGAGGTTAAAGGTATATAAGGTTAAAGGTATATGAGGTTAAAGGTATATGAGGTTAGAGGTATACGAGGTTAGAGGTATATGAGGTTAGCGGTATGAGGTTAGAGGTATATGAGGTTAGAGGTATGAGGTTAGAGGTATATGAGGTTGAGGTTAGAGGTATGAGGTCAGAGGTATATGAGAATAGAGGTATATGAGAATAGAGGTATATGAGTTTAGAGGTATATGAGAATAGAGGTATATGAGAATAAGGTTAGAGGTATACGAGGTTAGAGGTATATGAGGTTAGAGGTATATGAGGTTAGAGGTATATGAGGTTAGAGGTATATGAGGTTAGAGGTATATGAGGTTGGAGGTATATGAGGTTAAAGGTATATGAGGTTAGAGGTATATGAGGTTAGAGGTATTAAAGACTAGGACTAGGTATATACGAGGTTCGTAAAGATGAAAGCAAAAGCTAGGAAATAAGCAagaacatggagagagatacaggttcCCATGTCATTCTCAGACACAATATCCCTTTTATTCTCTAAGCAGACGATAATCAACTCTGTTGGTGGGTGGTTAGTTAGTGTTGGTCTCTTGGGACCAGATCCCAAGAGGCCAACATAGAGAACCCCCCAAACTCCTCAGAGTGTACTCACTGCCTCCGTGTTTCCATTGTCCGTGAAGTATTTGTACCAGCTCCAGAAGTCTGAGTGTTGCTTGTACCAGCTGATGTTTCTACGGTTACGGACAACCCTCCTTGGTGATGCCATGGCAACCGCTGTCTCCTCAGTGGCAT is drawn from Oncorhynchus tshawytscha isolate Ot180627B linkage group LG29, Otsh_v2.0, whole genome shotgun sequence and contains these coding sequences:
- the LOC112247516 gene encoding uncharacterized protein LOC112247516 → MAGGRRASFSGVLTVALLATILLPEFLSAGPVVQMLKGDVGDATEETAVAMASPRRVVRNRRNISWYKQHSDFWSWYKYFTDNGNTEAVQELDKVYLAYLQNKNRAEGRRSYKAYLGHLGDIYKACADSEDPNCVASATNRPKPEPKTPPKPVPAPVKACDPYRDPYCLYAALARAKSQPPPSPAPVKAPAPLYARSPVAIKDPHSGYYYYSPAVQSFLSKEQKSELLRICSAEDVECLQFHLRAAFGHKPSAGPLPSYAHLGCDPKDPACKPQLVQKGPSGLFLRYPNCDPRDPRCAYAASLQAPRAPAPYAPAGPGSCNPLFEDGCNPLTATKFATAPEKFKEEHKDDPAAMRAAAPAPEQSSDPFTMYRDAYANANANRQANAPSAPASDPYAMYRQVIANAQANDPNGMYKQANANANTNDPFAMFREPATSMHRRTHPSPQGQAPVPPPRYEEAPQEDRHPLGPRGKTKEGYECYIGYDQECYPITRTEPRSGAHRNTAYPAEPYEPHLNADGSRNGVLEPSDPDCDPEYDTNCRLRRYQTQEELLPYSNAQAEHHGGPEAEPSQDHSYSQGEPERDSEAESEPYQSGQEETYGTYPPPSQGLSYGSYPSPQRGMPSFQDMLRGYGDQYPEQDDHRAYAADYSKK